TCATCGTCAGCAAGGGCGGCGGCGTGCCTTACCGCATGAAGATCCGCAGCCCCAGCTTCTGTAATCTCTCCGTCCTTCCCAAGGTCTGCCAAGGCAACCTGGTCTCCGATGTCGTCTCCATCCTCGGCTCCCTCGACTTCGTCATGGGTGAGTGCGACCGGTGATCCTTTTTCTTATTTCGCTTCGATGAATCTCAAGCCCGAAACCTTCCAGCGTATCGACGAAGTCATTACGCACTATCCGGTGAAGCGCAGCGCCACGCTGCCGCTCCTGCACCTCATCCAAGAGGACGCCGGACACATCTCCGACGAGGCGATCACCTGGATCGCGACCAAGCTGGAACTCCAGCCGATCAACGTGCTTGAGGTCGTCACGTTCTACCCGATGTTCCGCCGCGCGCCCATCGGCCGCCGCCACATCAAGGTCTGTCGCACGCTCTCCTGCGCCCTCAGCGGCGGCTTCAAAACCTGCGAAACCTTCGAGAAGGAATTCTCCACCCACCGCGGCGAGATTTCCCCCGACGGCGAAGTCACCGTCGAGTTCGTCGAGTGCCTCGCCTCCTGCGGCACCGCGCCCGTCGTCCTCATCGACGAAACGCTCCACACCAAAGTGGACGCCACCAAAGCCAAACAGCTCTCCGACCAGATCAAGGCCGAGGCCGCCGCCCGCAAGTAACCCTTACGCTCACCGCCATGTCTGCTCCCGCCCAACAACGCATCATTTTCCAGCACATCGACGAGCCGGGTTACACCAACGACATC
This window of the Rariglobus hedericola genome carries:
- a CDS encoding complex I 24 kDa subunit family protein; this translates as MNLKPETFQRIDEVITHYPVKRSATLPLLHLIQEDAGHISDEAITWIATKLELQPINVLEVVTFYPMFRRAPIGRRHIKVCRTLSCALSGGFKTCETFEKEFSTHRGEISPDGEVTVEFVECLASCGTAPVVLIDETLHTKVDATKAKQLSDQIKAEAAARK